From a region of the Zingiber officinale cultivar Zhangliang chromosome 4B, Zo_v1.1, whole genome shotgun sequence genome:
- the LOC121975178 gene encoding T-complex protein 1 subunit eta, which yields MAAMLQPQIILLKEGTDTSQGKAQVVSNINACTAVADVVRTTLGPRGMDKLIHDDKGNTTISNDGATIMKLLDIVHPAAKILVDIAKSQDSEVGDGTTTVVLLSGEFLKEAKPFIEDGVHPQNLIRSYRTASFLAINKIKDLAVSIEGKSLEEKKSLLAKCAATTLSSKLIGGEKEFFANMVVEAVLAIGNDDRLNLIGIKKVPGGNMRDSFLVNGVAFKKTFSYAGFEQQPKKFLNPKILLLNIELELKSEKENAEIRLSDPLQYQSIVDAEWNIIYDKLDKCVKSGAKIVLSRLAIGDLATQYFADRDIFCAGRVMEEDLQRVAAATGGTVQTSVNNVIDEVLGSCEAFEERQVGNERFNIFSGCPSGQTATIVLRGGADQFIEEAERSLHDAIMIVRRALKNSTIVPGGGAIDMELSRYLRQHARTIAGKSQLFINSFAKALEVIPRQLCDNAGFDSTDILNKLRQKHASGEGANYGVDINTGGIADSFANFVWEPAVVKVNAINAATEACCLILSVDETVKNPKSESAQGEAAASAMAGRGRGGANFRGRGGRGMRRR from the exons ATGGCGGCAATGCTG CAACCCCAGATCATACTGTTGAAGGAAGGGACGGACACCTCGCAGGGGAAGGCGCAGGTCGTGAGCAACATCAATGCTTGCACCGCCGTGGCGGACGTGGTTCGCACGACGCTGGGTCCACGAGGAATGGACAAACTCATCCACGATGATAAGGGGAATACCACCATATCCAATGATGGCGCCACCATCATGAAGCTGCTTGATATTGTCCATCCTGCCGCCAAGATTCTCGTTGACATCGCCAAGTCTCAGGACTCTGAG GTTGGTGATGGGACAACAACAGTGGTGCTTTTGTCTGGTGAGTTCCTAAAGGAGGCAAAACCTTTTATTGAAGATGGAGTTCATCCCCAAAATCTTATTCGAAGTTACCGGACTGCATCATTTTTG GCCATCAACAAAATTAAAGATCTTGCCGTAAGCATAGAGGGAAAAAGTCTTGAAGAGAAGAAATCCTTGCTGGCTAAATGTGCAGCTACTACACTTTCTTCAAAGTTAATTGGTGGTGAGAAGGAGTTTTTTGCAAACATGGTTGTGGAGGCTGTCCTTGCAATTGGCAATGATGATAGGCTTAATTTGATTGGGATAAAAAAG GTCCCTGGTGGCAACATGAGAGATTCATTTCTTGTTAATGGTGTTGCTTTTAAAAAGACATTCTCTTATGCTGGTTTTGAGCAGCAGCCAAAGAAATTTTTAAACCCCAAGATTCTTTTGTTGAACATTGAGTTGGAGTTGAAGTCagagaaagaaaatgcagaaatcAG GCTTTCTGACCCTTTACAATATCAATCAATCGTTGATGCTGAATGGAATATCATATATGACAAGCTAGATAAGTGTGTTAAAAGTGGAGCAAAAATTGTCCTATCAAGATTAGCAATTGGTGATCTTGCAACTCAG TATTTTGCTGATCGGGATATTTTCTGTGCTGGCCGTGTCATGGAGGAAGATTTACAACGTGTTGCTGCTGCAACAGGTGGAACTGTTCAAACCTCTGTCAACAATGTCATTGATGAG GTACTTGGATCTTGTGAAGCATTTGAAGAAAGACAAGTTGGGAATGAACGATTCAACATTTTTAGCGGTTGCCCTTCTGGTCAGACTGCTACGATTGTTCTCAGAGGTGGTGCTGATCAG TTCATTGAAGAAGCAGAAAGGAGCCTTCATGATGCCATTATGATAGTTAGGAGAGCTTTAAAGAACTCTACCATTGTGCCTGGTGGTGGTGCTATTGAT ATGGAACTAAGCCGGTATTTGAGGCAGCATGCCCGTACAATAGCTGGCAAGTCGCAGCTATTTATCAATTCATTTGCCAAAGCTCTTGAG GTCATTCCACGTCAACTTTGTGACAATGCTGGATTTGATTCTACAGACATCTTGAACAAACTAAGACAGAAACATGCATCTG GGGAAGGTGCAAATTATGGTGTGGACATTAATACGGGTGGAATTGCAGATTCATTTGCAAACTTTGTATGGGAGCCTGCTGTTGTGAaa GTCAATGCTATAAATGCTGCAACTGAAGCTTGTTGTCTTATCTTAAGCGTGGATGAAACAGTGAAAAATCCCAAG